The following coding sequences lie in one Silene latifolia isolate original U9 population chromosome 5, ASM4854445v1, whole genome shotgun sequence genomic window:
- the LOC141655631 gene encoding uncharacterized protein LOC141655631 yields the protein MTGPDGKLKGGKSNEKQHTISIALPLYLHPSDNPSLMLTQTIFNGKNYELWADAVKNGLAAKNKLVFIEGGVKKPVEVEGEDNIELLAWRECNAMLKAWMRNVIDPKPHQSITFTVTVAKIWEELRDRYSAGNAPRVHQLKEELNECKQGR from the coding sequence ATGACAGGACCTGATGGAAAACTCAAAGGAGGAAAATCCAATGAAAAACAACACACTATTTCGATTGCTTTGCCACTTTACCTACACCCGTCGGATAATCCCAGTTTAATGCTTACACAAACCATTTTTAATGGCAAAAACTACGAGTTGTGGGCTGATGCTGTTAAAAATGGACTAGCTGCAAAAAATAAATTGGTTTTCATAGAAGGTGGAGTCAAAAAGCCGGTCGAAGTTGAAGGAGAAGACAACATCGAATTGTTGGCTTGGCGAGAGTGTAATGCCATGTTGAAAGCATGGATGAGGAATGTCATCGACCCTAAACCACACCAAAGCATCACCTTCACGGTGACTGTTGCTAAAATTTGGGAAGAGTTGCGGGATCGATACTCGGCAGGAAATGCCCCTCGAGTTCACCAATTAAAAGAGGAACTCAATGAATGTAAGCAAGGAAGATAA
- the LOC141655630 gene encoding uncharacterized protein LOC141655630, protein MCKTKKDTQQGEMNNQWIHDPKGYNIKSGYYQLQGGHPFVVWHKDVWNAWCVPKHSIISWLIHHESLNTQEKLFRLQICESNACVLCENGLETHQHLFSGCISGCRYGARVKLQLEAWLQIRLTPDYVGHSELQIRVCRMVLAAFWYALWIEKNACKIDRQLARLEKLVQKIKRIIHARVKLNIAGAVKGN, encoded by the coding sequence atgtgtaaaacAAAGAAGGACACCCAACAAGGGGAGATGAATAACCAGTGGATTCATGACCCTAAGGGCTATAATATTAAGTCTGGTTACTATCAGTTGCAGGGAGGACACCCCTTTGTTGTGTGGCACAAAGATGTGTGGAATGCTTGGTGTGTACCTAAACACTCAATCATTAGCTGGTTGATTCATCATGAGTCTTTAAATACTCAAGAGAAATTATTCAGGTTGCAGATTTGTGAGAGTAATGCATGTGTTCTTTGTGAAAATGGTTTGGAAACTCATCAGCACCTATTCTCAGGGTGCATCTCAGGGTGCAGATATGGAGCTAGGGTAAAGTTACAACTTGAGGCATGGTTACAGATTAGACTCACTCCTGATTATGTGGGTCATTCTGAGTTACAAATCAGAGTGTGCAGAATGGTCTTAGCAGCATTCTGGTATGCTTTGTGGATTGAGAAGAATGCCTGTAAGATTGATAGGCAGTTAGCAAGGCTTGAGAAGCTTGTGCAAAAAATCAAGAGGATAATACATGCTCGGGTTAAATTGAATATTGCAGGGGCAGTCAAAGGTAACTGA